From one Esox lucius isolate fEsoLuc1 chromosome 11, fEsoLuc1.pri, whole genome shotgun sequence genomic stretch:
- the LOC105008779 gene encoding zinc finger protein 260-like isoform X1, giving the protein MQREDKPSLLFSFHTEPKQESLDSDYEAQWALGDSEMASVKLQEKSQKLGLNVIIKDKEEEKNVVIINYGEGDLLIQDGIPEVETLGEKQQEDYNHKKSHHCPHCEKHFSFLSLLKKHIKMHTGQKPYSCSDCGKCFSRLDHLKIHQRIHTGDKPYSCSDCGKCFSQSGNLKIHQRIHTGEKPYSCSDCGKCFSQLCDFKVHQRIHTGDKPYSCSDCGKCFSQLGNLKVHQRIHTGEKPYSCSYCGKCFSRLDDLKVHQRIHTGEKPYSCSDCGRCFSQIGDLKVHQRIHTGDKPYSCSDCGKCFSQLGNLKIHQRIHTGDKPYSCSYCGKCFSHLGRLKVHQRIHTGDKPYSCSDCGKCFSQLGHLKIHQRIHTGEKPYSCSDCGKCFILSSVLHRHQRVHTGDKPYSCSDCGKCFSQLGSLKIHQRIHTGDKPCSCSDCGRCFSRLDDLKIHQRIHTGDKPCSCFYCGKCFSQLGHLEFHQRIHTGDKPYSCSDCGNCFSQLGNLKIHQRIHTGDKPYSCSYCGKCFSHLGRLKVHQRIHTGEKPYSCSDCGKGFILSSVLRRHQRVHTGDKPYSCSDCGKCFSHLGRLKVHQRIHTGEKPYSCSDCGKCFSRLGNLKIHQCIHTGDKPYSCSDCGKCFISSSKLTRHQKVHTGEKPYMSTEASSLPQTEASSLPSYPGRDLQNELVT; this is encoded by the exons ATG CAGAgggaggacaaacccagcctgctgttctccttccacactgagcccAAACAAGAGTCTCTGGATTCTGATTATGAAGCTCAATGGGCATTGGGGGATTCAGAGATGGCATCAGTAAAGCTGCAGGAAAAAAGTCAAAAACTGGGCCTGAATGTTATCATCAAAGataaagaggaggagaagaatgtgGTTATCATTAATTATGGAGAGGGAGATTTACTCATTCAAG atgggattcctgaagtggagacacttggagagaaacaacaggaagactATAATCATAAGAAGTCTCACCACTGTCCCcactgtgaaaaacatttctcatttctatcactgttaaaaaaacacatcaagaTGCATACCGGacagaagccttactcctgttctgactgcgggaagtgtttctctcgatTAGATCACCTTAaaattcaccagcgcatacatactggtgataagccttactcctgttctgactgtgggaagtgtttctctcaatcaGGTAACCTTAaaattcaccagcgcatacatactggtgaaaagccttactcctgttctgactgtgggaagtgtttctctcaattatgTGActttaaagttcaccagcgcatacatactggtgataagccttactcctgttctgactgtgggaagtgtttctctcaattaggtaaccttaaagttcaccagcgcatacatactggtgaaaagccttactcctgttcttactgtgggaagtgtttctctcgattagatgaccttaaagttcaccagcgcatacatactggtgaaaagccttactcctgttctgactgtgggaggtGTTTCTCTCAAATAGGtgaccttaaagttcaccagcgcatacatactggtgataagccttactcctgttctgactgtgggaagtgtttttctcaattaggtaaccttaaaattcaccagcgcatacatactggtgataagccttactcctgttcttactgtgggaagtgtttttctCATTTAGGTCGCCTTAAAGTTCatcagcgcatacatactggtgataagccttactcctgttctgactgtgggaagtgtttctctcaattaggtcaccttaaaattcaccagcgcatacatactggagagaagccttactcatGCTCTGACTGCGGGAAGTGTTTTATCTTATCATCTGTACTTCATAGACATCAGAGagtacatactggtgataagccttactcttgttctgactgtgggaagtgtttctctcaattaggtagccttaaaattcaccagcgcatacatactggtgataagccttgctcctgttctgactgtgggaggtGTTTCTCTCGATTAGATGACCTTAaaattcaccagcgcatacatactggtgataagccttgCTCCTGTTTttactgtgggaagtgtttctctcaattaggtcacCTTGAatttcaccagcgcatacatactggtgataagccttactcctgttctgactgtgggaattgtttttctcaattaggtaaccttaaaatacaccagcgcatacatactggtgataagccttactcctgttcttactgtgggaagtgtttttctCATTTAGGTCGCCTTAAAGTTCatcagcgcatacatactggagagaagccttactcgtGTTCTGACTGCGGGAAAGGTTTTATCTTATCATCTGTACTTCGTAGACATCAGAGagtacatactggtgataagccttactcttgttctgactgtgggaagtgtttttctCATTTAGGTCGCCTTAAAGTTCatcagcgcatacatactggagagaagccttactcttgttctgactgtgggaagtgtttttctcgattaggtaaccttaaaattcaccagtgcatacatactggtgataagccttactcctgttctgactgtgggaagtgttttatctCATCATCTAAACTTACTAGACATCAGAAAGTGCATactggtgagaagccttacaTGTCCACAGAAGCTTCCTCACTTCCTCAAACAGAAGCTTCCTCACTTCCATCATATCCTGGTAGAGACTTACAGAATGAGTTGGTGACATGA
- the LOC105008779 gene encoding zinc finger protein 271-like isoform X5, translating to MHTGQKPYSCSDCGKCFSRLDHLKIHQRIHTGDKPYSCSDCGKCFSQSGNLKIHQRIHTGEKPYSCSDCGKCFSQLCDFKVHQRIHTGDKPYSCSDCGKCFSQLGNLKVHQRIHTGEKPYSCSYCGKCFSRLDDLKVHQRIHTGEKPYSCSDCGRCFSQIGDLKVHQRIHTGDKPYSCSDCGKCFSQLGNLKIHQRIHTGDKPYSCSYCGKCFSHLGRLKVHQRIHTGDKPYSCSDCGKCFSQLGHLKIHQRIHTGEKPYSCSDCGKCFILSSVLHRHQRVHTGDKPYSCSDCGKCFSQLGSLKIHQRIHTGDKPCSCSDCGRCFSRLDDLKIHQRIHTGDKPCSCFYCGKCFSQLGHLEFHQRIHTGDKPYSCSDCGNCFSQLGNLKIHQRIHTGDKPYSCSYCGKCFSHLGRLKVHQRIHTGEKPYSCSDCGKGFILSSVLRRHQRVHTGDKPYSCSDCGKCFSHLGRLKVHQRIHTGEKPYSCSDCGKCFSRLGNLKIHQCIHTGDKPYSCSDCGKCFISSSKLTRHQKVHTGEKPYMSTEASSLPQTEASSLPSYPGRDLQNELVT from the coding sequence aTGCATACCGGacagaagccttactcctgttctgactgcgggaagtgtttctctcgatTAGATCACCTTAaaattcaccagcgcatacatactggtgataagccttactcctgttctgactgtgggaagtgtttctctcaatcaGGTAACCTTAaaattcaccagcgcatacatactggtgaaaagccttactcctgttctgactgtgggaagtgtttctctcaattatgTGActttaaagttcaccagcgcatacatactggtgataagccttactcctgttctgactgtgggaagtgtttctctcaattaggtaaccttaaagttcaccagcgcatacatactggtgaaaagccttactcctgttcttactgtgggaagtgtttctctcgattagatgaccttaaagttcaccagcgcatacatactggtgaaaagccttactcctgttctgactgtgggaggtGTTTCTCTCAAATAGGtgaccttaaagttcaccagcgcatacatactggtgataagccttactcctgttctgactgtgggaagtgtttttctcaattaggtaaccttaaaattcaccagcgcatacatactggtgataagccttactcctgttcttactgtgggaagtgtttttctCATTTAGGTCGCCTTAAAGTTCatcagcgcatacatactggtgataagccttactcctgttctgactgtgggaagtgtttctctcaattaggtcaccttaaaattcaccagcgcatacatactggagagaagccttactcatGCTCTGACTGCGGGAAGTGTTTTATCTTATCATCTGTACTTCATAGACATCAGAGagtacatactggtgataagccttactcttgttctgactgtgggaagtgtttctctcaattaggtagccttaaaattcaccagcgcatacatactggtgataagccttgctcctgttctgactgtgggaggtGTTTCTCTCGATTAGATGACCTTAaaattcaccagcgcatacatactggtgataagccttgCTCCTGTTTttactgtgggaagtgtttctctcaattaggtcacCTTGAatttcaccagcgcatacatactggtgataagccttactcctgttctgactgtgggaattgtttttctcaattaggtaaccttaaaatacaccagcgcatacatactggtgataagccttactcctgttcttactgtgggaagtgtttttctCATTTAGGTCGCCTTAAAGTTCatcagcgcatacatactggagagaagccttactcgtGTTCTGACTGCGGGAAAGGTTTTATCTTATCATCTGTACTTCGTAGACATCAGAGagtacatactggtgataagccttactcttgttctgactgtgggaagtgtttttctCATTTAGGTCGCCTTAAAGTTCatcagcgcatacatactggagagaagccttactcttgttctgactgtgggaagtgtttttctcgattaggtaaccttaaaattcaccagtgcatacatactggtgataagccttactcctgttctgactgtgggaagtgttttatctCATCATCTAAACTTACTAGACATCAGAAAGTGCATactggtgagaagccttacaTGTCCACAGAAGCTTCCTCACTTCCTCAAACAGAAGCTTCCTCACTTCCATCATATCCTGGTAGAGACTTACAGAATGAGTTGGTGACATGA